The DNA region ACTGTTTCAGGGGCGTTTGGCTTTTAACGAACGGACAAGGTATCTGATGTTTGCTCCATCTTATGCTTCCGAAATTGGTTTTTATGCGGAACAAGATGATGGCAGTTGGGTGAAGAAAGATTCTTTCTGTTTGGGAACAGGAGGATTTGAGGATAGAATTTCGGAGAGTTCCGGCTTTGAACTTTTTAAGGACGATATAAGGAATTGTATGGATGCTTGTAGTTCTGAAAATTATTTTTATATGTTGTATGATGGAAGTGATTTAGGGCATACTCACAAGATAGAGTTTCGTTATGTCATTCGTTTTACTGCCAATGGTATATTGGATTGTGTGTACAAAGTGAATCCTACCGTCCGCAATATTTGTGTTTCGTATGACGATTCTGCCATGTATGTGCTGATGATAGGCAAGGATGGAGAGTATGCTATAGGTAAATCAGAGCTTTCAATAAGGTAACACAGTCAAATAACGAATGATGCTAAGTGTGGGCAAAATGGAGTTATTTATGCTAGATAAAAGAGAAGTGAAATGGAGTTGATATTTACAGCTACTAAAATATGTTTAGAATGTTCCAACTAGGCATTTTTGTTGTTTGCTATAGTCAATATGATAAGGGAGAATCAGCCTATATAGGCTGATTTTTCCCCTATTGATGTTTTAAATAATACAAATAATATTTTTTGATGAAACGTATCGTCTATTTTATTTTGTTTGTTTTCTTTGCGAGTAGTTGCTTTAGAAATTCTGATGTGGAAAAATCTCAAAATCATTCTACTAATATCATTGATGTAAAGGAATTTGTAAAAGAAATTGTTATAGACACTCCTTTGATAGGAGGCTGGGCACGACCTTTTATTATAAATGATTATTTATTGATAAGTGATTCTCAATCCGAAGAAAAATTAATCTCTATCTTTGATAAGGATAATTTCTCCTATTTGATGGGAATTGGAGATGCAGGGGAAGGACCTAATGAAATTACGAATATGGGGGTAATTGTGCCTGATGAAGTGCACCATCGATTTTTTGTACCTGATTATGGAAAATTGAAAGTTTTGAGTTATAGTGTGGATAGTATCTTAAAAAATCCTTTTTATCGACCTGAAGTAAAAGGAGATATGAAAGAATTGCAATTTCCGGATAGATTTGTTTATGTGAATGACACTTTCTGTATTGCACGTTCCATAATGGTCGGAGAAAGCAAATATTTTCAACAATCTTTGGTGCGGTGGAATATGTTGACCGGAGAAATGGAATTATTGGTTGAAGGGCATCCTAAGATAGAACGAAAGCGAAGCCAGTTTGCGGTATCATTGGAACATAATCTGATAGTTGATTGCTATGCTCATCATGACCTAATGACGATTCATGATCTTGATGGTAATTTGAAATACAATATTTATGGTCCTTATTGGGATGACAAGACGAGTAATGATATGGTTTATTATGATGCTGTGGTGATTTGTAAAGATAAGATTGTTGCAGCATATGCAGGAGGACGCAATTGGAGTGACGAGGGATTTCCTAATTGTTTTCAAGTCTATGATTTTAATGGGAATTATATTAAAACGTTGGATATAGGTCGTAAAATTTGTAACTTTTGTTATGATCAGAAGCTGAATAGATTAATAATGGTATTAGACAATGAAATACAATTTGCTTATTTAAATTTAGATGGACTTATAGACTAAAATGAAGAACTAATATTAGAAAATAATGATGAAATATTTTGCAGTTTTGTTATTAACCCTGTCTGTATTGTCTTGCATAGATGTTAGACAAAATAAGCTTGAGAATCTGTTAGAGAAATGGATGGATTATGAAGTTAAATTTCCTATAACTTCCATTTTTACAATACAGGGGAGAGATACAGTGGATTTTTATATGAGTGGTGATTACAAGATTGTGACGTATATTGATACTATAGGATGTACCAGTTGTAAATTACGGTTGTCGGACTGGAAGAAATTTATGAATGTGGTTGATTCTATAAAAGAGGATTCGGTTAAGTTCTTGTATTATTTTGCGCCCAAAAAGAATCAGGAGGTATATAGTGTGTTAAGAACTGAAAAGTTTGTTTATCCTGTTTGCATTGATGAAAAAGATTCGTTGAATATATTGAATAAGTTTCCTTCTGAAATGGAGTATCAGACTTTTTTGTTAGATAGAGATAATAAGATTATAGCAATTGGAAATCCTATTTATAATTCAAAAGTTAAAGATTTATATTTGAAGATTATTCAGGGAAAAGAATTTACGCAGATGAATGAAGATACAGGTCTGATGACAGAAGCCAGTATTGACTATACATCCTTATCCTTGGGTAATTTTGACTGGGAAAAAGAGCAAAAAGCAGTTTTTACATTGAAAAATACAGGTAATAAACTATTAGTCATTGATGCAGTTTCAACATCCTGCGGCTGTACTTCCGTTGATTATTCCAAAGAACCCATTCGTCCGGGAAATTCTATATCACTGAATGTGACGTATAAGGCAGATCATCCCGAACATTTTGATAAAACTATAACAGTATATTGCAATGCAGAATCTTCTCCTGTTGTTTTGAGAATAACCGGCGATGCAGAATAAGATAACATAAATGAAATACTTATGAAGAAACATGGTATCCTATTAATAGTCTGTTTCTTTTTGATATTGGCTTCCTGTACTAAAAATAAGGTTGGTCCTTCCTTAGAAGATATTCTATCAGCCAATCCCAAATTGCAGGTTGTTCTTGACAAATACCGAGATGATTCCTTGAAGTATAGGGCTGCTGTTTTTCTTATCGAAAACCTGCCTTTTCACTATAGCTATGAAGGTGAAGCTCTAAATGATTACCTAAAGCTTTTTGAACTTCATGGAAAAGGTACCATGTACCCAGATAAAGTGCTGGATTCCATTAAGCGCGCTTGCGGCTCTTTTCATTTATTCATGATAGTAAAGGAGCCATTGATGTAATAGGTAATCTGAAAGGAAGATGTTCCAAACTTAGGAAGATTGTGGCTGATGGAGGATATAGAGATGAATTAATTGGGAATGTGAAGAAAGCGTTTGGCTGGGTATTGGAAATTGTACTCAGGCCTGAGGAGGCAAAGAAGTTCACGGTATTTTAAAAAGCCTGTCAGGCCTAATGATAGTTTAGAGTTATGCGTTACGTATAAAGCGGAGCATCCGGAACATTTTGATAAAACCATAACTGTATATTGTAATACAGCATTTTCTCCTATTGTTTTGCGAATAATCGGCACAGCCCAATAGGGTAGATGTTTCAAATAACGGATCAGAAATAAACATAGTAAGATGGTTTGTAGATTAATAAAAAGATATTTGCTCGCATGTGTATTGCTGGTTATAATGTTACTTACAGCTTGCGGTAGGGGAGACGGCCGGTTGGAATATGCATTGCAGTTTGCCGGAGGCAATCGGGGTGAACTGGAAAAAGTGCTTGTGTATTATAAGGACAGCGGGCAGAAATATGACGCAGCCCGTTTTTTGATAGAGAACATGCCGCAATATTATGAGCGGCGGGGGATACCTGTAGATTCGGGAAAGGCAGCGTTGGCAACGGTGGACTCGACGGGAATGGTACTTCCGGAACTTGTGCAACGCTGGGGACATCCCGATATGCAGGCATTGGAGAAGGTTTATGATGCACAAGTGATTACGGCTGATTTCCTGATACGCAACATAGACCATGCGTTCGACTTATGGAAGCGGCGCCCTTGGAATAAGTACCTGCCTTTTGATGATTTTTGTGAGTTTATTTTGCCTTATAGGATAGACGATGAGCCACTGGAAGAGTGGCGCGGACTTTACGGGAAGCGGTATGCTTTTCTGCTTGATTCCGTCTACAAAGGAACGGATGTAGTGGAAGCCGCCGCCGCGGTGGGAAGATGCCTGAAAACGGAAGGGTTTGAGTATAACTGGGAGTTCGGGTTGCCGCACCTGGGGGCCTCTTTTCTGATGGATCACCGCGCGGGAACCTGCGTGGATGCATGCGACCTCACCCTGTATACCATGCGTTCTCTAGGCATTCCGGTAGCCGTGGATTATTATGTATATAGCTCGGAAACACGGAAGGGACATACGTGGAACTCCGTGCGCGACACCACGGGAGCCTTCTGGGGCATGTGGGTGACAGCCAAGGAGTGGAAACGCGGACAGGTGTACCGTGACGGCCG from Bacteroides sp. MSB163 includes:
- a CDS encoding DUF1573 domain-containing protein; this translates as MKYFAVLLLTLSVLSCIDVRQNKLENLLEKWMDYEVKFPITSIFTIQGRDTVDFYMSGDYKIVTYIDTIGCTSCKLRLSDWKKFMNVVDSIKEDSVKFLYYFAPKKNQEVYSVLRTEKFVYPVCIDEKDSLNILNKFPSEMEYQTFLLDRDNKIIAIGNPIYNSKVKDLYLKIIQGKEFTQMNEDTGLMTEASIDYTSLSLGNFDWEKEQKAVFTLKNTGNKLLVIDAVSTSCGCTSVDYSKEPIRPGNSISLNVTYKADHPEHFDKTITVYCNAESSPVVLRITGDAE
- a CDS encoding DUF1573 domain-containing protein; amino-acid sequence: MYSGLRRQRSSRYFKKPVRPNDSLELCVTYKAEHPEHFDKTITVYCNTAFSPIVLRIIGTAQ
- a CDS encoding 6-bladed beta-propeller, with amino-acid sequence MKRIVYFILFVFFASSCFRNSDVEKSQNHSTNIIDVKEFVKEIVIDTPLIGGWARPFIINDYLLISDSQSEEKLISIFDKDNFSYLMGIGDAGEGPNEITNMGVIVPDEVHHRFFVPDYGKLKVLSYSVDSILKNPFYRPEVKGDMKELQFPDRFVYVNDTFCIARSIMVGESKYFQQSLVRWNMLTGEMELLVEGHPKIERKRSQFAVSLEHNLIVDCYAHHDLMTIHDLDGNLKYNIYGPYWDDKTSNDMVYYDAVVICKDKIVAAYAGGRNWSDEGFPNCFQVYDFNGNYIKTLDIGRKICNFCYDQKLNRLIMVLDNEIQFAYLNLDGLID